The following proteins come from a genomic window of Nicotiana tomentosiformis chromosome 12, ASM39032v3, whole genome shotgun sequence:
- the LOC117275509 gene encoding uncharacterized protein produces MGNNAGSKHFRTYIRTYNNLFDFTSLGVSYDKDLAKRNRSIYTFRVQGQMYHLIDDLYPREKRLRNLQLYFYDNANELGNRMASLKSDAGLDQRLYNLPTTAEIAAIWVDENDGSPTHAPHLQIYTHSDRTQRVNYYFGCYDPLQYPLLFSYGQGGWHCGIKKFPKAKYIRRSSTLVEFEQLPNIKNFTYVDGYLDMEAQNLQKEKHKRDAVPVREYYCYKLQMRNDDEDKILHTGRLLQQYSVDEYIKLETQRLDFVSFNQDLFRMGILQGLLDILRLGERDASNVGKQNFLPNCFIGGPRDMRQRYMDAIALVQHFRKPDLFITMTCSPSWTEIKEHLWSTDKAQDRPDLITRVFRAKIEELKTDILKRNIFGKVVSFMYSVEFQK; encoded by the exons ATGGGAAACAATGCAGGATCCAAGCATTTCCGAACGTATATTAGAACATATAATAATCTGTTTGATTTTACATCACTTGGTGTCAGTTATGATAAAGATTTAGCCAAGAGAAACCGTAGTATCTATACGTTCAGAGTTCAAGGACAGATGTATCATTTGATAGATGATTTGTATCCCAGAGAAAAAAGACTAAGAAATTTGCAACTATACTTTTATGATAATGCAAATGAGCTTGGAAATAGAATGGCCT CACTGAAAAGTGATGCTGGATTGGATCAACGTTTATATAATTTACCTACTACTGCTGAAATTGCAGCAATATGGGTTGATGAAAATGATGGTTCTCCTACTCATGCACCGCACCTTCAAATTTATACTCACAGTGACAGGACACAAAGAGTAAACTACTATTTTGGATGCTATGACCCTTTACAGTACCCGTTGTTATTTTCATATGGTCAAGGGGGGTGGCATTGTGGTATTAAAAAGTTCCCCAAAGCAAAATATATTCGTAGAAGTAGTACTCTGGTTGAATTTGAACAATTGCCGAATATAAAAAATTTCACATATGTTGATGGATATCTTGATATGGAAGCTCAAAATCTgcaaaaagaaaaacacaaaagagaTGCAGTTCCAGTTCGCGAATACTACTGTTACAAACTTCAGATGAGAAATGATGATGAAGATAAAATTTTGCATACAGGAAGATTACTCCAGCAGTATTCAGTTGATGAATATATAAAATTAGAGACACAAAGATTAGACTTTGTTTCATTCAATCAAGATTTATTCAGAATGGGTATACTGCAAGGACTTCTTGATATTCTAAGACTTGGTGAACGAGATGCTTCTAATGTTGGAAAACAAAATTTTTTGCCAAATTGTTTTATAGGAGGTCCTAGAGATATGCGTCAGCGTTATATGGATGCTATTGCATTAGTGCAACATTTCAGAAAACCTGATTTGTTTATAACTATGACATGTAGCCCATCTTGGACTGAAATAAAAGAACATCTGTGGTCAACTGACAAGGCACAAGATAGACCTGATTTGATTACTCGAGTGTTCAGGGCTAAAATAGAAGAACTGAAGACGGATATATTAAAACGAAATATCTTTGGAAAAGTTGTTTCTTTTATGTACAGTGTGGAGTTTCAGAAATGA
- the LOC104091185 gene encoding auxin-binding protein ABP19a-like, whose product MFKLLFLFALLISSSNAAVQDFCVADLKGPESPAGYSCKTATKVTVNDFVFSGLSAAGNTSNIIKASVTPAFAAQFPGLNGLGLSAARLDLASGGVVPFHTHPGASEVLLVVQGSITAAFVSSANTVYLKTLKKGELMVFPQGLLHFQVNAAGYTSVAYVFFSSSSPGLQITDFALFANDLSTKLVEATTFLDEAQIKKLKGVLGGTG is encoded by the coding sequence ATGTTCAAACTCCTCTTTCTTTTTGCTCTCCTGATATCAAGCAGCAATGCTGCTGTACAAGATTTCTGTGTAGCAGACCTAAAAGGACCAGAATCCCCTGCAGGCTATTCTTGCAAAACTGCTACAAAAGTCACAGTAAACGATTTCGTTTTCTCTGGCCTAAGTGCAGCAGGAAACACATCAAATATAATCAAAGCATCAGTAACACCAGCATTTGCAGCTCAATTCCCCGGCTTAAATGGTCTCGGTCTCTCTGCAGCACGTCTCGACTTAGCCTCTGGTGGTGTAGTCCCATTTCACACTCACCCTGGTGCTTCTGAAGTCTTGCTCGTCGTCCAGGGATCGATTACTGCGGCTTTTGTTTCCTCAGCAAACACTGTTTACTTAAAGACACTAAAGAAAGGTGAACTTATGGTATTTCCACAAGGTTTGTTGCATTTTCAAGTGAATGCAGCTGGTTATACTTCTGTAGCTTATGTGTTCTTTAGCAGCTCCAGTCCTGGCCTTCAGATAACCGATTTCGCGTTGTTTGCCAACGATTTGTCTACTAAGTTGGTTGAGGCTACAACATTTCTTGACGAAGCTCAAATCAAGAAACTCAAGGGTGTTCTTGGAGGCACTGGCTAA